The window CCAGCTTATTCTATGACTATCCGCCGGGTCCAGCGACGTATCGGACACCGGAGATGGATGTCAGCGGTCAGCTGATGCTTAAGCGCCAGTACATTATCAAAGCCGGCGTGCTGCAGGATGTGTTCGATACGGGGATCTCCATCGGTGACGAGATGCTCCAGCAGATGCTGAGCCGCAGCGCCGACGAGAAGATGCACAGTATCGTCACGACGATCCAGCGCGAGCAGAACCAGATCATCCGCGATGATCGGCACAAGGTGCTGGTTGTGCAAGGGGCGGCCGGCAGCGGCAAAACCTCCGTCGCGCTGCAGCGCATCGCGTATCTGCTCTACAAATATCGGACGACGCTAAGCGCCGATAATATGATTCTATTTTCTCCGAACTCCTTGTTCAGCGACTACGTCTCTCATGTACTGCCGGAGCTAGGTGAAGCTACCATGCAGCAGACGACATTCCAAGACTATTTAACACATAAATTAAGCGACACGGGTCTGACGTTAGAAGATCCCTACGACCAATTGGAGTTCATCCTTACGGGGACGGATCAAGATCCCGCTTACGCAGCGCGGCTGCAAAGCATTCATTACAAAACGTCCGCAGCCTTTCTGAGTGTGATTGAGGCCTATGGAGAGAAACTGAAAAATGGCGGCATTCGTTTCCTCGATTTATCGGTAGGTAAGAAAGTGTTGATTACTGCCGATGAGCTTAGCGAACGATTTTACAGCAAATCCTCCATTCTTGCTCTGGGTGAACGTATGGAACAGTTATCGGAGTGGATGCTGGAGAAGCTGGATGAGTTTCAGGCGGATGTACAGAAGAGGTTTTATCGTAAAATGGTGCGGGAGCCGAAATATCTCGGCACCGAGCCAGAGATGAAAAAGATGAGCAAGGTCAAAGCGCATAAAGCGATTGCTCCACTTAAGGAGAAGGCACGCAAGCTCGCTTATGTGGACGTGCTCGGGATGTACCAAGATCTTTATACGAATAGTGAACTGCATCAAGAGCTTATGCACCATTCGGAGCAGCGTCTACCCGCAGCTTGGGATACGATCAGCACGTTCACGGCCGATGCGCTTGCTAGTGGAATGCTGCATTACGAAGATGCGACACCTCTTGTCTATTTGAAGGGCCTTGTTGAGGGGCAACTGCGCGTAGGTACCATCCGTTATTGTCTGGTGGATGAGGCGCAGGATTACTCGCCGTTTCACTATGCCTACTTGAAGAAGCTGTTCCCACGTGCTCGGTTTACCCTACTCGGGGACTGGAATCAAGGGATCTTCACGCACGCGAACGCGAGCAGTAGTACGGACAGCGAGGGGCAAAAGAGCGAATACAGCTCCATTAGCGAGCTGATGAAGGAAGAGGAGACGGAGACAATCCGCCTCGTTAAGAGTTACCGCTCGACGCGCGAAATCGTCGACTTCGCTAGTCGCGTGCTGCCTGGCGGCGAGCCGATCGAGCCGTTCAGCCGCAGCGGCGAGACGCCGCGTGTTCTGCGCGCGGCGGACGAGACCGAGCTCAGCCGCCTCGTGGCTGAGGCGGCACTAGCAAGGCGCGACGGCGGTGCAAGCTCCGTCGCGATCATTTGCAAGACCGAGCGCGAGACGCGAGGCGCGCATGCCAGCCTTAAGCCGCTGCTGCCGGGACTCGCACGGATCACCAAAGAGACCCTGCACTATGAGGCAGGCGTCATGATCCTGCCGGCGTACCTCGCCAAAGGGCTCGAGTTCGACGCCGTTATTCTCTACGATGCCGGGGCGGCTGTCTACGCGGAAGCGAAGGAACGCAAGCTGTTTTACACCGCTTGTACCCGTGCACTTCATCACCTAGACGTGTTCTATCTAGGTGAATTAACACCTTTTCTCCAGAACAAATAGACATACGTCCATACCTATCTGCCCTGCCCGACATAGGATATATCGAGCAACAACAAAGAAAAGGTTCAGCAGGCAGAAGGGAGGAATCACCATGTCAGGCGTTGGATATTCTAGCACAGCGATCGTATTGGTACTGTACATTCTGTTGGTCATCATTCTTGCAACATTCTAATATAAAAATAGGATGCACAAAACCGCCCTCCAATTGATCGGAGGGCGGTTTTCGTTTGTCAACTTTTTGAATGTCCCCAAGTCTCGCTGAATATTAGATTATTCAGGCTCCTGCGTTTTTCCCAATTGGCTGTCTCCAAAATAGGCTTCTCTGGATAATTTTCTGTGAATCCAATAGATAGCAAAGCTACTGGATCAATATGAGGAGGTATCCTTAGTATATCTCGCACATCATTTTTCTTATAGAAGCTTACCCAGCCCATAGCTAATCCCTCTGCACATGCTGCTAACCACATGTTTTGAATCGCACATGCAACGGACATGATATCAGTTTCCGGGATAGAATTTCTGCCTAGCACATGAGAACCGCCGCGTGTTGGGTCACAAGTGACGCAAATCGTGATAGGGGCCTGCTTGATCCCCTCGATCTTGAGATTTAGAAATTCGTCTTGGCGTGTATCTTCATAATGAATGGCTAAAGCCCGTCTCTCTTTATCTGCTGCCCATGCCAAACGTTCTTTCACTTTATCCGTAGAAATTAATATAAAATTCCAGGGTTGCATAAATCCTACGGAAGGACCGTGATGCGCGGCATTGAGCAATCTCATTATCGTTTCTTCCGGGACAGGATCCGATAAAAATGTTCGTACATCTCGTCTTGTATAAATGCTCTTGTACAAACCTTGCTTTTCTTCTTCCGTAAACATCCTTTCACCCCGCCCCTTCACCAAGCTCACGTACGATGTAATTATTAATTAAATTTACACCCTCACTTCTCTTTTTGCAATCGATTGAAGACCTAATTTCGTTAGGCGTCTAAATCTAATTTGTCGTACCGCATAAATCCACATGAATAGGAAATCTTAACTTATAAAAAGTTTCCACCTAATACCAATGTGGGAGATTAGCTTATGTCTGGAACCAAGAAAATTACCGCGCTTCAATTATATTTTGTCTTAATCCTCTCCATTGGCATTACGAACCATGTCTTACTAATTCCGGTGCTGCTGCATTGGGGTAAACGTGATTCCTGGTTCGGCGCAGCAGTCGCCATGATTCCTTTGCTCATATGGGTATGTCTGCTTTATATCGTTGTTAAACGTACGAAACAGCAGTATATGATGGAATGGATCAAACGGAAATTTGGTAAAATAGCCGTTGTTCCATTCAAAGTAGGTCTCATTGCCATTTGTTTTGTGAATGCAATTATAACTATAAAAGATATGGTGACATGGACACATGTAACCTATTTACCTCGGACACCGCCATTCATGATCAGTCTTCTGTTTATGATCTTTTGCTTCTTCGCAGCGAGATCAGGGTTGCGAGCGATTGCGATCACCGCAGGTATTCTTCTGCCGATTGTCGTTTTGCTTGGGTATTTTGTGGATGGGAGCTAATTTTCAATATAAAGACTACAGTCTGCTTACACCTTTATTTACACACGGTTATGGACCTACACTTACATCCATCATGCTTACTTGCGGTGCCTCCTTCGAACTGCTAGCTATCGTATTCCTCCAGCATCATGTGGATACGCGAATCCGACTGTCAGCTTTATTAATTCTCGCAGTATGTGTGATTGGACTTACCATAGGGCCGTTAACGGGTTCCATTGCCATATTTGGCCCCTTTGAAGCCGCGGATTTAAGATATCCAGCTTTTGAACAATGGCGTATGGTTACCTTGGGGAAATATATTTCCCACTTGGATTTCTTGTCTATTTTCCAATGGATATCAGGGGCTTGTGTCCGAACGTCGATGCTCATGTTTCTTAGTGTGGATCTTCTTGGTATTCAAAAGAAGCGCATACGGACTCTAATCCTGCTAGGGATTAGCCTGTTGTTCCTGACAGTGAGCTTGTACCCAGTTACAGACAATGAGATGGTGCATCTGATTCAAAATAGATATTATCCCCTTATGTTTGGAATAGGCTTAAGCTTGCTTCTTGTCTTGCTTGTGATGTCTATCCTGCCGGGGAAACGAAAGGAGAAGAATGCCTAATGAATGAGCAGGATTTACGGGATTGGTTTGCGTTGTCTGATGATGTCATCGTGAAATCTTACCGATTATCGGATGCTCATCCGAAGGGGCGAGTGTTGCTCATGTACTGTGAAGGTATGACCAATATGGATCATATTGAGAATCTCGTACTGCCTAAACTTGAAAGTCTATTCAAAAATGAAGTTGATGTTAACGCCTCTAAGCTAGATGTAAATACGATGCTTCAATTGATTGAAATTACGGGTTCTAATGCTATAGAGTCGATGACGGTTTCGTTGTATGCAGGATCGCTGATCTTATTTTTCGAAGAGACGCAATTGCTGTATGCTCTGGATATTTCTTCACCGCCCAACCGCTCACCGGAGGAATCAAGTACAGAGACGTCCATCAAAGGTCCAAGAGATGCCTTTACAGAAAGCATCATTATGAATATTGCACTTGTTCGCAAACGCTTGCTGACACGCAGTCTTTGCTGTGAAAAGATGCAAATTGGTACGAGAAGTAAAACCTCTGTAGCACTTCTTTATATAAACGATGTAATAAATACTAATGTGCTCCAGGAAGCAAAGCAGCGGCTTCAAGCTATTAACGTTGATGCTCTGATTAGCAGCTCGCAATTAGAAGAAGTGATGTGTGGGAGAAAATACCCATTCTTCCCCCTTTTGGATTATACGGGAAGACCTGATTATGTAGCGGACAGCTTGCTGCGAGGACGATTCGCGGTCATGGTCGATGGTTCCCCGATGGTTCTTACTGCGCCAGCGAATCTGATGTATATACTGAAATCTCCCGAAGATGTGCATACCCCCTACTATTATGTAGCATTCGAACGTATTTTGCGCTTGGGTGGGTTGGTCGTTTCATCCTTACTGCCTGGCTTTTGGATTTCACTTTCCGCTTTTAATCTAGATCAAATCCCGTATCCGTTAGTAGCCACCATCTCCACCTCTAGGCTGGGATTACCCTTGTCAGGTCCGATGGATTTTATTATCATGCTGCTGCTGTTCGAATTGTTCCGTGAAGCGGGAGCGCGGCTGCCCAAGGTGGTAGGTCAAACCGTCACTGTCGTTGGTGGGCTAATTGTTGGGGACGCCGCGATACGCGCGGGAATTACGAGTCCTACAACATTAGTGGTGACCTCCATTTCGACGATATCGATGTACACCCTAGTGAATCAATCACTTGCAGGAACAATTACCGTGCTGCGGATCATGATTTTGATGATATCCACGATTTTCGGTATTTACGGATTTATGGTATCCCTCATGGGGCTCATTTTATATTTATCAACATTAGAATCATTCGGTATTCCTTACTTGTCTCCCATGTCGCCGCCTCAGTTCAGGGATATCATACCTTCCTTACTGGCTAAGCCGTGGAACAAAATAAAGCGAAGACCGAAGGCATTAAATACGAAGGATGGCACACGCCAGGGCGGGGAGTCCTCATGATTACGAAAGGTTTAGGACGACTGGTCATCGGAATGCTGCTTCTGGTTAGTCAGACAGGCTGTTGGGATATAAAGACGATCCAAGATACGAATTACATTACTGCGATAGGCTTCGATTATCAAAAAGGTCGCTATGTGGTGTATTGTCAAATGTTGGATTTCTCTAGCGTGGCTAAACAGGAGGGCGGTAAAGGAGGGCAACCCCCGATGATTTGGGTCG is drawn from Paenibacillus sp. V4I7 and contains these coding sequences:
- a CDS encoding GerAB/ArcD/ProY family transporter, whose protein sequence is MSGTKKITALQLYFVLILSIGITNHVLLIPVLLHWGKRDSWFGAAVAMIPLLIWVCLLYIVVKRTKQQYMMEWIKRKFGKIAVVPFKVGLIAICFVNAIITIKDMVTWTHVTYLPRTPPFMISLLFMIFCFFAARSGLRAIAITAGILLPIVVLLGYFVDGS
- the bluB gene encoding 5,6-dimethylbenzimidazole synthase, which gives rise to MFTEEEKQGLYKSIYTRRDVRTFLSDPVPEETIMRLLNAAHHGPSVGFMQPWNFILISTDKVKERLAWAADKERRALAIHYEDTRQDEFLNLKIEGIKQAPITICVTCDPTRGGSHVLGRNSIPETDIMSVACAIQNMWLAACAEGLAMGWVSFYKKNDVRDILRIPPHIDPVALLSIGFTENYPEKPILETANWEKRRSLNNLIFSETWGHSKS
- the helD gene encoding RNA polymerase recycling motor HelD, with the translated sequence MPIENEERERETQRVASVRANIQQRIEELRQTVDERRSEATAIGRSFWDDISVNADNADDLIETAASMAQQEHVLQGQERSYRLAQDALRKLQRVVDAPYFSRIDFKERGEQEREKIYIGLTSFIDAKTDEILIYDWRAPIASLFYDYPPGPATYRTPEMDVSGQLMLKRQYIIKAGVLQDVFDTGISIGDEMLQQMLSRSADEKMHSIVTTIQREQNQIIRDDRHKVLVVQGAAGSGKTSVALQRIAYLLYKYRTTLSADNMILFSPNSLFSDYVSHVLPELGEATMQQTTFQDYLTHKLSDTGLTLEDPYDQLEFILTGTDQDPAYAARLQSIHYKTSAAFLSVIEAYGEKLKNGGIRFLDLSVGKKVLITADELSERFYSKSSILALGERMEQLSEWMLEKLDEFQADVQKRFYRKMVREPKYLGTEPEMKKMSKVKAHKAIAPLKEKARKLAYVDVLGMYQDLYTNSELHQELMHHSEQRLPAAWDTISTFTADALASGMLHYEDATPLVYLKGLVEGQLRVGTIRYCLVDEAQDYSPFHYAYLKKLFPRARFTLLGDWNQGIFTHANASSSTDSEGQKSEYSSISELMKEEETETIRLVKSYRSTREIVDFASRVLPGGEPIEPFSRSGETPRVLRAADETELSRLVAEAALARRDGGASSVAIICKTERETRGAHASLKPLLPGLARITKETLHYEAGVMILPAYLAKGLEFDAVILYDAGAAVYAEAKERKLFYTACTRALHHLDVFYLGELTPFLQNK
- a CDS encoding spore germination protein; translation: MNEQDLRDWFALSDDVIVKSYRLSDAHPKGRVLLMYCEGMTNMDHIENLVLPKLESLFKNEVDVNASKLDVNTMLQLIEITGSNAIESMTVSLYAGSLILFFEETQLLYALDISSPPNRSPEESSTETSIKGPRDAFTESIIMNIALVRKRLLTRSLCCEKMQIGTRSKTSVALLYINDVINTNVLQEAKQRLQAINVDALISSSQLEEVMCGRKYPFFPLLDYTGRPDYVADSLLRGRFAVMVDGSPMVLTAPANLMYILKSPEDVHTPYYYVAFERILRLGGLVVSSLLPGFWISLSAFNLDQIPYPLVATISTSRLGLPLSGPMDFIIMLLLFELFREAGARLPKVVGQTVTVVGGLIVGDAAIRAGITSPTTLVVTSISTISMYTLVNQSLAGTITVLRIMILMISTIFGIYGFMVSLMGLILYLSTLESFGIPYLSPMSPPQFRDIIPSLLAKPWNKIKRRPKALNTKDGTRQGGESS
- a CDS encoding GerAB/ArcD/ProY family transporter encodes the protein MGANFQYKDYSLLTPLFTHGYGPTLTSIMLTCGASFELLAIVFLQHHVDTRIRLSALLILAVCVIGLTIGPLTGSIAIFGPFEAADLRYPAFEQWRMVTLGKYISHLDFLSIFQWISGACVRTSMLMFLSVDLLGIQKKRIRTLILLGISLLFLTVSLYPVTDNEMVHLIQNRYYPLMFGIGLSLLLVLLVMSILPGKRKEKNA